The region ACGACGCGACGGTCGAAGGCTTGGCCAAGGCCAGCGGTGACGAACGGTTTGCCTACGATAGCTACCGTCGGTTTATTCAGATGTACGGCGACGTGGTCTTAGGGGTCGAGCACTATAACTTCGAAGAAATTCTCGAAATCCATAAAGAAGACCAAGGCTATTCTCTAGATACAGATATGACAGCTGACGACTGGAAGACGGTCGTTAAACAGTTTCAGGCGAAGGTTCAAGAGGAACTCGGCCGTCCCTTCCCGCAAGACCCCACCGAACAACTTTGGGGGGCAATCAGCGCGGTCTTCGGCAGTTGGATGAATCAGCGCGCAATTACCTACCGCCGCTTGCACGATATTCCTGAAAGCTGGGGGACTGCGGTTAACGTTCAGTCAATGGTATTCGGCAACATGGGCGATGACTGCGCGACGGGCGTTTGTTTTACGCGTAATCCCTCAACTGGCGAAAACGCGTTCTATGGCGAATTCCTGATCAACGCACAGGGCGAAGACGTGGTCGCGGGAATTCGTACACCGCAATCGCTGACCATTGTTGAGCGTGAAGCCGGCGGCTCCGATATGCCCTCCATGGAAGAGGCGATGCCGGAGTCTTATAAGGACTTGGTTGCCGTCCGTGAGAAGCTTGAAAAGCACTACACTGACATGCAGGACATGGAATTCACCGTCCAGCAGAACAAGCTGTGGATGCTGCAAACCCGCAACGGCAAGCGCACGGCAGCAGCAGCCATCGCCATTGCGGTTGATATGGTGAAGGAAGGGCTGATCGATAAAAAGGAAGCCATTCAACGTATTGATCCGGCTTACCTGGATCAAATATTACACCCAAGGCTCGATCCTGACGCGCCGAGGCAAATGTTGTCCCGGGGCTTGCCTGCATCGCCGGGGGCGGCCTCTGGCCAAGTTGTGTTCAGTGCAGAGGATGCGGAATCCTGGGTCGGCCGGGGCCGGAAAGTTATCCTGGTCCGGATTGAAACCAGCCCCGAAGACATCGGCGGCATGCACGTTTCCCAAGGCATTTTGACCACCCGTGGCGGCATGACCAGTCACGCCGCCGTGGTCGCGCGCGGCATGGGCATTCCTTGTGTTGCTGGTGCCGGTGATATTCGCGTTGATTACAATGCGAAGACATTGATGGCGGGTGGCGAAGTCCTGAAGGAAGGCGACATTGTTACCATTGATGGGGCCACCGGCGAAGTCATGCTGGGCAAGGTCGCCACCATCCAGCCCGAACTTTCGGGTGCGTTTGGCGAGCTGATGGAGTGGGTCGATGAAATCCGCACCATGGGTGTGCGTGCCAACGCAGAAACCCCCTTGGATGCCGCAACAGCGCGCAAGTTTGGCGCCGAGGGCATTGGTCTCTGCAGGACAGAACACATGTTCTTCGATGCTGAACGCATCATCCACATGCGCGAAATGATATTATCGGAGACCGAGGAAGAGCGCCGGACCGCCTTGGCGAAATTGCTGCCCTACCAGCGCAAAGACTTCACGGAATTGTTCACCATTATGGAAGGCCTGCCGGTAACGATCCGTTTGTTGGACCCACCATTGAACGAGTTCTTGCCCCATACCGAAGAGGACATGGCGGAAGTCGCGGAAGCCACGGGCCTAGACATAGCCGCTGTAAAAGCGCGCAAACATCAATTGGATGAACTAAACCCAATGCTCGGCCATCGTGGTTGCCGCTTGGGGATTACCTATCCTGAAATTTACGAGATGCAAGCCCGTGCTATTTTTGAAGCCGCTTCCGAAGTCGCTAAGAATGGCAAGTCTGTGCTACCCGAAGTGATGATCCCGTTGATCGTTACCAAGGATGAACTTGATATCCTAAAAGCAATTGTGGACCGAGTGGCGGGTGAGGTGAAGGCGGAAACCGGCACCACCGTTGACTATATGGTCGGCACCATGATCGAACTGCCACGTGCGGCGTTGAGAGCAGGTGAGATTGCCGAGACAGCTGAATTCTTCAGCTATGGCACCAATGACCTGACCCAGACGACCTATGGCTTGTCACGTGACGATACTGGCGCGCTGATCGAAGAATTCTGTCGCCAAGGGATTTTTGAAATCGATCCGTTCATCTCCATCGACCAAGAAGGCGTTGGTGAATTGGTTCGTGTCGCAACCGAACGGGGTCAGAAAACCCGCCCTGATATCAAGCTCGGTGTTTGTGGGGAACACGGCGGCGACCCCGCATCGGTCAAATTCTTCCAGGATGTCGGATTGACCTACGTCGCATGCTCACCTTACCGGGTGCCGATTGCTCGATTGGCAGCAGCCCAGGCGGCACTAGATTTCGAATCGACGAAGGAAGACGCTTAGTCACCTATTATCGACGGACAAAGATGGTCCATTCGTCTGGGTGGTAATCGTTGAGAAGTTGGACATTGGGTGAGAGTTCTTGTTTGCAGAACTCAACGTAGGGACCGGACGTTGCGGTATAGAGGGCCGAGTCTGCTGGCATGCTTCCCGCGTTCAGAATGTTAAAGCCTAATCCCTTCCGGGTTTGCATCCATAAATCGACGAGGCTCGCACGGATGTAGTCTTCCCAATCTTTGATCGGGGTATCGCTCATCATACTGTAGGTCCCGCTGGCGATTGTATAGTCTGCCGATTGGTGGGCGATCAATGCTTGGGTAAAGCGGGCATTCGGATCTTTAATTCGGGATTCGCATTTCTTAATCATTTCCTCAGAAATATCGATGCCAAAGTAACGAAACGGCTTTTTCATTTTGAGCTTTTTGAGGAAGGTATAGTAGGCACCGTAGCCACAGCCAAAATCGTTAACGCTGAAGTCGCCATTCTGGGCATCTTCGCCAAACAGCGTCGTCAGAATTCTAAAGCGTTGAACTTGATTGTCCCGGCTGCTCCAATACACACCCTTGGCTTGCGCACCGTATTTCTTGACTCTTTGATCATAAATGACCGCCACAGGGGCTAGAATTTCGGGCGCTTTTTTTAGAGTTTCAGATACCATAACCAATTAATTCCAAGTGTGACCTAGAACTTAGCCCAAAGTGGTTTCTGAGGTGTTAACCGAACGCCATCGGCAAAAAACTCTGCGCTAGGTGTTTCCAGATATTCGAGCCGCATGAGGGCCAGTCCTTGGTCATTTGAGGCAGAGCGGACTTCGCCAGCTTCTTTGTCACCGACCATGATCAGCGTACCTTCAGGTGGGGGTGTGCCGTCAAATTGAACCGGGATTAATCTCTTTTTGATTAAGCCACGGTGCTTGGTTCGGGCTGTCAGTTCCTGGCCAATGAAGCATCCTTTGTCCCAATCAACGCCGCCCAGTTCATCAAATCCGTTTTCCAGCAAGATGGCTTTTTCGACAACCATATCGCGGGACCCGTCCGGCAGGCCCAGGCTTATGCGGTGTGAGTCGTACACATCAACCGACGCTTCTGAGAATCCCAGGTCCTCGATAACAGAACGGGCTTGGTCCGTCGGTAGGATGGCGCGGGCTCCCATCTCACTCAAACGAGGATCGGTATAAACGATGCCGTCGCCGAGGACCTTGGCAGAACCAAGTTCGGTCGGAAGCCCAAGCGTGGACAGGGCGTCTTCACCGTATAAAGCCATGACACAAAATTCTTGGCTTTCATCGCCAAGATCGACTTTCGAGCGGAGCTTGTACATTTTAAGTTTGCGGATCAGACCTTCGAGTCGGCCGCCTTCGCTGTCCAGAATATACGTGTCGTGACGACGGGCCATGAAGAAGTCATACAGAAACTTTCCTTGCGGTGTCAGCAGTGCGCCATAGGCCGAATGTTCGCCAGTGACTTTTTCTACATCATTGGAAACGAGCCCTTGCAGGAAAGCAGCGCTGTCTTCGCCGCCAACAGAGATAACGCCGCGACGGTCGAGAAAGGTAAAATTAATATCTGTCATGCGATTCTTGTAGTCTATTTAGGGTCGGACCTTCAAGCCTGCTAGTACCCTTGGCTCTTGCAAGTTTAGGCCTTCGCCGTATAAAAGCCGACAGGGGAAAATTTCAAGGCCAATTGGCAAGGAAGACAGGCACAAAATAGCCATGAAGCTATTGTTCATTACCGCAACCCGGGTGGGAGACGCCGTGTTATCGACAGGGCTGTTGAACCATCTGATTGAAAGCAACCCCGGCATTCGTGTGACCGTTGCCTGTGGTCCGGCTGCGGTTTCCTTGTTTGAGGCAGTACCAAACGTAGACCGGGTGATTGGAATTGAAAAAAAGACGTTGTCCCTGCATTGGGCAACTCTTTGGACAAAGTGTTTTGGGCAGTTCTGGGATGTCTTGGTCGATCTTCGTAATTCCTCTATGTACTACGCACTTTTGGGCGGTAAGCGCTATCACATGACAGGTAGCAAAGAACCTGTGCATCGGTTGGTGCAATTGTCCAAGATTTTGGGGCTGGAGAATAATCCGCCCTTGCCCAAGCTTTGGACGGGTCCCCAACACGAAGATGCCGCCGTTCAGCATATACCAGATGGCAACCCCGTGTTGGCCCTAGGGCCGACGGCCAACTGGCGTGCCAAAACCTGGCGAGCGGAATTTTTTGCAGAATTAATGGAGCAGCTTACAGGCCCGACGGGAATTTTGGCTGGGGCGCGGGTGGCGGTGTTTGGCCATGAATCAGAACGAGAAATGGCGGAGCCGCTGATCAAAGCTATACCTGAAGAACGCTGTTTGGATTTGATCGGCCGGATTGATCTTCTCACTGTGGCGGCATGCCTGAAACGCTCCGATCTTTATATCGGCAATGACTCAGGCTTGATGCATCTTGCTGCTGCCGCAGGAGTGCCGACGCTTGGACTGTTTGGCCCCAGCAAGGAAGAACATTACGGCCCCTGGGGAACGCATTGTGGCGTGGTGCGGACGAAGCAATCGTACGACACTGTCTTTCCGCCTGGGTTTGATCACTTAACGTCAGATACGTTGATGGACGGCCTGAGTGTTAACGCGGCTGTCGAGGCCGCGACGACTCTTTGGCAACGGACTAAGGAGGCAGCGTGATGGATGACATTAAACTTTCCGCTGTGATCTCGATTAAGAACGAGGAAAAACAACTGGCCGATTGCCTTGATTGTCTAGGCTTCGCCGATGAGATCGTTGTCTTGCTGGATGATTGCAGCGATGGATCGGAAGAAATTGCATCGGGCTACACAGACCGACTGCTAGAAGGAAATTGGCCGACGGAAGGACAACGCCGAAATGCGGGCATCGAATTCTGCCGCGGCGAATGGATATTTGAGATTGATGCGGACGAAAGGGTACCCGAAGAACTGGCCCAAGAAATCAGACAAACCATCGAAACAACGACGGCAGACTGGCACGAAATTCTTGTCGATAATTACGTCGGGGGGAAATTGGTCCGTTGGGGCTGGGGCGCGTCGTATGGTAAGGCGGCCTATCCTGGGCTGTTCAAGAAAGGCGTTAAGAAGTGGGGCGATGATCGGGTGCATCCTAGATTAACCTGGAGCGGTACAAAGGGGCCGATGCTGAAAAAACACCTGAGCCATTACGTTGACCGCAATATTTCCGACATGATCCGGCGCTTGGACAGTTATTCAACGGCGCGGGCGAAGGACCTTCGGGCGTCCGGTGAAATCGGCTCGTTTGCCAACAATTTCCGGCGGCTGTTTACGCGTTTCTTCAAGTGTTACGTCCGGCGAAAGGGCTACCGGGAAGGCGGCTATGGTTTCCTAATCGCGCTGTTTGCCGGATTGTATCCGCTGTTGTCTCATCTAAAAGCCAAGTTGGAGGACGATTAGTGCGGGTGGTGCTTGCTGACGATGGCATCCGCTTTGACGGTCGGACGCTGGAGAATGAACCGCTGGGCGGTGTCGAAAGCTCGGTGACGTTCCTTGTCCGCGAATTGGCCAAGCGCGGGCACACGGTCTCCGTCCACAATAGATGTGATCAGGCGATGTCGAGTGATGGCGTGGACTGGGTACCATTGTCTGAGGGGCTGCCTGACGAAGCAGATCTTTATATCGCCAATCGGGCAAATCAATTGATTGGTCTGATGCCCAAGGCGCGCAAAAACATCTTCTGGATACATAACCCAGCCCGCTATCTGTTGAAATGGCGCTACCTTTCCAAACTGTGGCGGTATCGCCCGACTGTGGTTTTTATTGGCGATGTTCATGCGACGACGTTGCCGAACTGGACACCGGATGGCGGACGGAAAGTCATCCCCTACGGAATCCCCGATATGTTCCGAACTGCGGAAGTGGCGTCGTCACCGCCTGCACCCCGGGCTGTGTTCACATCGAACCCGCTTCGATCCCTGGATTGGTTGCTGAATCTTTGGGACACATCAATTAGGCCCCGTTCGCCAGAGGCTGAATTGCATATATTTTCTGGCCCCGCGACCTATGGTGATATCGGTCAGGCTAAGGCTGCCGAAATGGAAAAGGTTTTTGATCAAGCCAGGGGCTTGGCCGATAAGGGCGTTGTTTTGCGGGGACCCGTCCCCAAAAATCAATTGATCGAGGAGTTGCGCCAGGCTCGGGTCATGCTTTACCGTGGCGACGAAAATGAGACCTTCTGCTTGGCAGTAGGAGAAGCCCAGGCCCTAGGAGTTCCCAGTATCGTGCAACCGATTGGCAGTGTGACCGAACGCGTGATCGACGGAGAAACAGGTTACGTGGCAGCAACCGATATAGCCTTTGCAGATGCCGCCGTGAAATTGCTCGGTGACGATAACCTGTGGCAGGCCCAACACAAGAGGGCACTGGAAAAGCAAAGGTCTTGGGGTTGGCCAGAGGCGGCTCAAGCTTTTGAGGAGTTGGTTTCCTAATGCGCGTGATGCAAGTCATGGCCGGTGCTGAATACGGTGGCGCGGAAGCGTTCTTTACTCGATTGGCAATAGCACTTCATAAGGCGGGGCTATCGCAACGCGTGGTCATTCGCAAAGATGAAGGCCGGGCAGCTTTGTTGCAGGATGCAGGCATCGCGCCGGTACAGCTAAGCTTTGGCGGTCCCTTAGATTTGAAAACAAAGATGTCCTTAAAACGGGAGATCAAAAAATTTGAACCTGACGTGGTCATGACGTGGATGAGCCGAGCAACT is a window of Rhodospirillaceae bacterium DNA encoding:
- a CDS encoding pyruvate, phosphate dikinase, which gives rise to MTKWVYAFGDGKADGRAEMKELLGGKGANLAEMSSLGLPVPPGFTITTEVCTHYTSHDDSYPEELNAQVEDALSAIENALGTKFGDTEQPLLVSVRSGARASMPGMMDTVLNLGLNDATVEGLAKASGDERFAYDSYRRFIQMYGDVVLGVEHYNFEEILEIHKEDQGYSLDTDMTADDWKTVVKQFQAKVQEELGRPFPQDPTEQLWGAISAVFGSWMNQRAITYRRLHDIPESWGTAVNVQSMVFGNMGDDCATGVCFTRNPSTGENAFYGEFLINAQGEDVVAGIRTPQSLTIVEREAGGSDMPSMEEAMPESYKDLVAVREKLEKHYTDMQDMEFTVQQNKLWMLQTRNGKRTAAAAIAIAVDMVKEGLIDKKEAIQRIDPAYLDQILHPRLDPDAPRQMLSRGLPASPGAASGQVVFSAEDAESWVGRGRKVILVRIETSPEDIGGMHVSQGILTTRGGMTSHAAVVARGMGIPCVAGAGDIRVDYNAKTLMAGGEVLKEGDIVTIDGATGEVMLGKVATIQPELSGAFGELMEWVDEIRTMGVRANAETPLDAATARKFGAEGIGLCRTEHMFFDAERIIHMREMILSETEEERRTALAKLLPYQRKDFTELFTIMEGLPVTIRLLDPPLNEFLPHTEEDMAEVAEATGLDIAAVKARKHQLDELNPMLGHRGCRLGITYPEIYEMQARAIFEAASEVAKNGKSVLPEVMIPLIVTKDELDILKAIVDRVAGEVKAETGTTVDYMVGTMIELPRAALRAGEIAETAEFFSYGTNDLTQTTYGLSRDDTGALIEEFCRQGIFEIDPFISIDQEGVGELVRVATERGQKTRPDIKLGVCGEHGGDPASVKFFQDVGLTYVACSPYRVPIARLAAAQAALDFESTKEDA
- a CDS encoding class I SAM-dependent methyltransferase gives rise to the protein MVSETLKKAPEILAPVAVIYDQRVKKYGAQAKGVYWSSRDNQVQRFRILTTLFGEDAQNGDFSVNDFGCGYGAYYTFLKKLKMKKPFRYFGIDISEEMIKKCESRIKDPNARFTQALIAHQSADYTIASGTYSMMSDTPIKDWEDYIRASLVDLWMQTRKGLGFNILNAGSMPADSALYTATSGPYVEFCKQELSPNVQLLNDYHPDEWTIFVRR
- a CDS encoding folate-binding protein YgfZ, which produces MTDINFTFLDRRGVISVGGEDSAAFLQGLVSNDVEKVTGEHSAYGALLTPQGKFLYDFFMARRHDTYILDSEGGRLEGLIRKLKMYKLRSKVDLGDESQEFCVMALYGEDALSTLGLPTELGSAKVLGDGIVYTDPRLSEMGARAILPTDQARSVIEDLGFSEASVDVYDSHRISLGLPDGSRDMVVEKAILLENGFDELGGVDWDKGCFIGQELTARTKHRGLIKKRLIPVQFDGTPPPEGTLIMVGDKEAGEVRSASNDQGLALMRLEYLETPSAEFFADGVRLTPQKPLWAKF
- a CDS encoding glycosyltransferase family 9 protein — protein: MKLLFITATRVGDAVLSTGLLNHLIESNPGIRVTVACGPAAVSLFEAVPNVDRVIGIEKKTLSLHWATLWTKCFGQFWDVLVDLRNSSMYYALLGGKRYHMTGSKEPVHRLVQLSKILGLENNPPLPKLWTGPQHEDAAVQHIPDGNPVLALGPTANWRAKTWRAEFFAELMEQLTGPTGILAGARVAVFGHESEREMAEPLIKAIPEERCLDLIGRIDLLTVAACLKRSDLYIGNDSGLMHLAAAAGVPTLGLFGPSKEEHYGPWGTHCGVVRTKQSYDTVFPPGFDHLTSDTLMDGLSVNAAVEAATTLWQRTKEAA
- a CDS encoding glycosyltransferase family 2 protein; translated protein: MDDIKLSAVISIKNEEKQLADCLDCLGFADEIVVLLDDCSDGSEEIASGYTDRLLEGNWPTEGQRRNAGIEFCRGEWIFEIDADERVPEELAQEIRQTIETTTADWHEILVDNYVGGKLVRWGWGASYGKAAYPGLFKKGVKKWGDDRVHPRLTWSGTKGPMLKKHLSHYVDRNISDMIRRLDSYSTARAKDLRASGEIGSFANNFRRLFTRFFKCYVRRKGYREGGYGFLIALFAGLYPLLSHLKAKLEDD
- a CDS encoding glycosyltransferase, whose amino-acid sequence is MVSAVVSSKSQVGGRLVRVVLADDGIRFDGRTLENEPLGGVESSVTFLVRELAKRGHTVSVHNRCDQAMSSDGVDWVPLSEGLPDEADLYIANRANQLIGLMPKARKNIFWIHNPARYLLKWRYLSKLWRYRPTVVFIGDVHATTLPNWTPDGGRKVIPYGIPDMFRTAEVASSPPAPRAVFTSNPLRSLDWLLNLWDTSIRPRSPEAELHIFSGPATYGDIGQAKAAEMEKVFDQARGLADKGVVLRGPVPKNQLIEELRQARVMLYRGDENETFCLAVGEAQALGVPSIVQPIGSVTERVIDGETGYVAATDIAFADAAVKLLGDDNLWQAQHKRALEKQRSWGWPEAAQAFEELVS